In the bacterium genome, one interval contains:
- a CDS encoding RNA polymerase sigma factor, with translation MASDTNRSIEEQFLQAYDAYADAIFRHCYFRVFSRELAMDLMQESFTRTWAYLADGKTVENLRAFIYRVANNLIIDGSRKHKEVSLDVLQEKGFDPATPRRKEGLQNITDGKYAIEKLRLLDPKYRTPISMRYIDDLTPKEIAQILGESENIVSVHIHRGMEQLRQKFEL, from the coding sequence ATGGCATCGGATACGAATCGTTCAATAGAAGAGCAGTTCTTACAAGCATACGATGCATACGCCGATGCGATTTTCCGGCATTGCTACTTCCGAGTGTTCAGCCGCGAACTGGCCATGGACCTCATGCAAGAATCGTTCACGCGTACTTGGGCGTACCTAGCGGACGGCAAAACCGTGGAGAATCTTCGGGCATTTATTTACCGGGTGGCCAACAACCTTATTATAGACGGATCAAGAAAACACAAAGAGGTATCTTTGGATGTTCTGCAGGAAAAGGGATTTGATCCGGCCACACCCCGGCGCAAGGAAGGTCTGCAGAACATAACGGACGGAAAGTATGCGATTGAAAAGCTCCGGCTGCTCGACCCGAAGTACCGCACCCCCATATCCATGCGCTACATTGACGATCTGACGCCAAAAGAGATCGCCCAAATCCTTGGCGAGAGCGAAAACATCGTATCCGTGCACATCCATCGCGGCATGGAGCAATTGCGGCAAAAGTTTGAACTATAA
- a CDS encoding DUF5667 domain-containing protein, whose product MSDSLKKFTEDARSVSLVSKEKSQSREHVFAFMKAHPVRVVPEERHHSWSDQILLLFSSHTLLKPMSLILILTLLLGGGTSFAAERALPGSLLYPIKVHVNEEVRGLVAFSAEGEAGWEVRRVERRLEEAEELAHNGDLIGEVKSNIETNFENHADRVNKRIAAFESRLDLEAAADISSDFETSLRAHERILKRLAENEDEEESKTGIMVLATSVRVEIENTSRSRGNVELKFSEKKGPQVETAANGALQAAVNKVAEVRRLIQIVKDALGDRATAQAEARLLVAENAIAEGKVKLVAEAHGEAFALFKKAHRIAQEAKLLIEARRALRLEIEFNGGAGTEDKDEDEDEQEVRHEEKNDDDDKAGSSTSSQNERKKEQEKTAYIDANDEDLMEANAILLSATSGTEFSTELEF is encoded by the coding sequence ATGTCCGATTCCCTAAAAAAATTTACCGAGGATGCGCGTAGCGTTTCCCTGGTGTCTAAAGAAAAATCGCAGTCCCGCGAACACGTTTTTGCGTTCATGAAGGCGCATCCCGTAAGAGTTGTGCCGGAAGAGCGTCATCACAGTTGGTCGGATCAAATTTTATTATTATTTTCATCGCACACACTGCTTAAACCTATGTCACTTATTCTTATTCTCACGCTGCTTTTGGGCGGAGGTACCTCATTTGCCGCAGAACGAGCGTTACCGGGAAGTCTTCTGTATCCCATAAAAGTGCATGTCAACGAGGAGGTCAGAGGTCTCGTTGCTTTTTCTGCCGAGGGAGAAGCGGGCTGGGAAGTTCGCCGAGTTGAACGTCGTCTTGAAGAAGCCGAGGAGCTTGCACATAATGGGGATCTCATTGGGGAAGTTAAGTCGAATATAGAAACAAACTTCGAAAATCATGCCGACCGCGTAAATAAGCGCATTGCCGCATTCGAATCGCGCCTGGACCTTGAAGCGGCTGCCGATATAAGCTCCGATTTTGAAACCTCTCTCCGGGCACACGAGCGGATACTTAAAAGACTCGCCGAAAACGAAGACGAAGAAGAGAGTAAAACCGGAATAATGGTCCTTGCAACCTCGGTCCGGGTAGAAATAGAAAATACATCAAGATCCCGAGGAAACGTTGAATTAAAGTTCTCCGAGAAAAAAGGCCCGCAAGTTGAAACTGCCGCCAACGGAGCCCTGCAAGCCGCCGTCAATAAAGTAGCCGAGGTTCGCCGGCTCATCCAGATTGTAAAGGATGCGTTGGGAGACCGGGCGACCGCACAGGCAGAAGCACGCCTCCTCGTGGCAGAAAACGCTATCGCGGAAGGGAAGGTGAAACTTGTTGCAGAAGCGCATGGAGAGGCGTTCGCGCTATTCAAAAAAGCCCATCGCATTGCCCAAGAAGCAAAACTGCTCATTGAGGCAAGGAGGGCTCTCCGGCTTGAAATTGAATTCAACGGAGGGGCGGGGACTGAAGACAAGGACGAGGATGAAGACGAACAGGAAGTCAGGCACGAAGAAAAAAATGATGATGACGATAAAGCGGGCTCATCTACATCCTCTCAAAACGAACGCAAGAAAGAACAAGAGAAGACAGCCTACATTGACGCAAATGATGAAGATCTTATGGAAGCCAACGCGATATTGCTATCGGCAACTTCGGGAACAGAATTCAGCACGGAGCTTGAATTTTAA
- a CDS encoding CAP domain-containing protein: MNFLSKISHNLKLFFIPCDENHFRPRSLESYSFGAYIAVALVLKLGVISILTFLPRAYFFADVTSATLVALTNESRKAQGLGELNTNSLLAKAAQEKAQDMVAKNYFAHESPDGKSPWYWFRNAGYRYLYAGENLAKDFVDSRAVVEAWLASPLHRANILNGNYQEIGIAVASAPSGDPERPSIVVVQMFGKSSAPVPVATPVVSPKVSPIKTPLPSAAPSPSQTPQATPSATPFPEASDVATVAVEEAPLPASLVQAETAPTASFVPESAVAGTAAEQEVIKQAPPRHLVFVVNLMTASERVIESSFLAFLAFVILASILNIFIRIDIQHKDLIARALILVAFFSLLASLNGQAFLDYIPQVL, from the coding sequence ATGAATTTTTTGTCTAAAATAAGCCATAATTTGAAGCTGTTTTTCATCCCGTGCGACGAGAATCATTTCAGGCCGAGAAGCTTGGAGAGTTATTCTTTCGGAGCCTATATCGCGGTTGCTTTGGTATTGAAGCTCGGGGTCATTTCCATTCTCACGTTTTTACCACGGGCGTACTTTTTTGCCGATGTGACCAGCGCAACCCTGGTGGCGCTTACGAACGAATCGCGCAAAGCCCAGGGGCTTGGCGAACTCAACACAAATTCTCTGCTTGCAAAGGCCGCGCAAGAGAAGGCGCAGGACATGGTTGCGAAGAATTATTTCGCGCACGAAAGCCCCGATGGTAAAAGTCCCTGGTACTGGTTCCGAAACGCAGGATACCGGTATCTCTACGCCGGAGAGAATCTTGCAAAAGATTTTGTGGATAGTCGTGCCGTTGTTGAAGCCTGGCTTGCTTCTCCCTTACACCGGGCGAATATTCTGAACGGAAACTACCAGGAGATAGGCATCGCGGTTGCCTCCGCTCCATCCGGAGACCCCGAAAGACCTTCTATTGTGGTTGTGCAAATGTTCGGCAAAAGCTCTGCTCCTGTTCCCGTGGCAACTCCCGTGGTCTCGCCAAAGGTGTCTCCGATAAAAACGCCACTACCGAGTGCCGCGCCTTCTCCTTCGCAAACTCCCCAAGCAACTCCGTCCGCAACCCCATTTCCTGAAGCAAGCGACGTAGCGACCGTTGCGGTGGAGGAGGCGCCGTTACCCGCTTCGCTGGTTCAGGCAGAAACAGCGCCGACAGCTTCTTTTGTGCCGGAAAGTGCAGTCGCAGGAACTGCCGCCGAACAGGAGGTCATCAAACAGGCGCCGCCGAGGCATCTTGTTTTTGTCGTGAACCTCATGACGGCTTCCGAGCGCGTGATTGAAAGCTCGTTCCTGGCGTTTCTTGCCTTTGTTATTCTTGCTTCGATCCTGAATATCTTCATTCGCATAGATATTCAGCATAAAGACCTCATCGCCCGCGCACTTATCCTTGTGGCCTTCTTCTCCCTTCTTGCTTCGCTGAATGGACAAGCGTTCCTGGATTATATTCCTCAGGTGCTATAA
- a CDS encoding class D sortase, which produces MVRKRSIALIGAGCTLIFIALLGALFPFVPILFSDAKQLSEYVEDADDLLAKDAILEEIAPGATGSDSTVPAPTPTPRSKPADDNRLFIEKIGVSVPIVEGKDAGALLYGAWRYPGTSTPKKGSNTVVFGHRFRYLPPNNTTFYSLDKLKLGDTLSARWQGKVYTYKVAQTKIIEPNDFSVVAPSEKSIITLITCSPLFSTKQRLVVVAEQIIE; this is translated from the coding sequence ATGGTAAGAAAGCGGTCCATTGCGCTTATAGGAGCAGGATGCACCCTGATATTTATAGCTCTTTTGGGAGCGCTTTTTCCATTCGTGCCGATACTTTTTTCAGATGCCAAACAGCTTTCCGAATATGTGGAGGATGCCGATGACTTGCTTGCCAAAGACGCCATCCTTGAAGAGATCGCGCCGGGCGCGACGGGCTCTGACTCAACCGTTCCCGCGCCGACCCCGACTCCGCGGTCAAAGCCAGCAGACGATAATCGTCTTTTTATTGAAAAAATAGGCGTGTCGGTGCCTATCGTGGAAGGGAAAGATGCGGGCGCATTGCTGTATGGCGCATGGCGCTACCCCGGAACGTCTACGCCAAAGAAGGGTTCCAACACCGTAGTATTCGGTCATCGCTTCCGCTACCTACCGCCGAACAACACGACGTTTTACAGTTTGGACAAGTTGAAACTGGGGGATACGCTGTCCGCTCGCTGGCAGGGGAAGGTCTATACATATAAAGTTGCCCAAACAAAGATCATTGAACCTAACGATTTTTCGGTCGTCGCCCCATCGGAAAAATCCATCATTACCCTCATCACCTGCTCACCGCTTTTCTCTACAAAACAGCGTCTCGTGGTGGTTGCGGAGCAGATTATAGAATGA
- a CDS encoding DUF11 domain-containing protein, whose translation MYYFTTKKRARIIRPFVAFYTAVFTMSMVFQSVPLAAQAAPIWPTSWTSPAQCSTDLAEPPTDHRDLIGDTSNPAVGFAEDASYFYFRERVNGNPIDNGNPIDNGGGWKNHSWVVLMQTTLPAYQYLLALNGKDDKVEIWQNSPAVTAVDFSPSIFNDPADTLLWSDVASTHAQATSAGGGLYFVDWAIPKAQLTGSGISLNTAKFFATSANSNNYNQDYLKCYESISDLATDKTVDDATPDEGQTITYTVTVTNSGPDNSTNVVVTDILPTGVTYVSSSASQGSYNGATGIWTVGSLASTVFATLTITVTVNSGTGGQAITNTASADATEFDNNNSNDNDGVDISVNTLPTPEPTPEPTPEPTPEPTPTPEPTPTPTPGCQSNCGGGGGGGSAVILNLSLSANPSTVNAGGQSQGTVTVNNTGNLSDSNVIITVTLPAGFSFPEGGTAKTFVLPFVRMAMADSSGSQTFPTISSLAPSASQSFNFNMNVGSGVSSGTYPINAQVTSSFYSSAILAQANVTVTNGGGGGPTATPTPAPTPTPTVAGASTEGQVLGAADTQLPQAGFLMFDRIYLSFMIALAATGLLLITLGARIMPSRIEELFISPELANKFFGNTGV comes from the coding sequence ATGTACTATTTCACGACAAAAAAGAGGGCCAGGATTATCCGCCCGTTCGTAGCGTTCTACACGGCGGTTTTCACCATGTCTATGGTGTTTCAGTCGGTGCCGTTGGCGGCCCAAGCGGCTCCAATTTGGCCGACATCTTGGACGTCGCCGGCGCAATGTTCAACTGACCTTGCGGAGCCCCCAACCGACCACAGAGATTTAATTGGTGATACCAGCAATCCTGCGGTCGGTTTTGCTGAAGACGCAAGTTATTTTTACTTCCGAGAGAGAGTTAATGGCAATCCTATCGATAATGGCAATCCTATCGATAATGGAGGCGGTTGGAAAAATCATTCCTGGGTTGTTTTGATGCAAACCACTTTACCCGCCTACCAATACCTCCTTGCTCTTAACGGCAAGGATGACAAGGTTGAAATATGGCAGAATAGCCCCGCGGTAACTGCCGTAGACTTTAGCCCATCGATATTCAATGATCCGGCGGATACTCTGCTTTGGAGCGATGTGGCCTCAACACACGCACAGGCAACTTCGGCGGGTGGAGGTCTATACTTTGTTGATTGGGCAATTCCCAAAGCCCAGCTTACGGGGTCAGGAATTTCACTGAACACCGCAAAATTCTTCGCAACCTCGGCAAATTCAAACAATTACAACCAAGATTATCTCAAATGTTATGAGTCGATCTCGGATCTTGCAACCGACAAAACGGTTGACGACGCAACGCCAGATGAGGGCCAAACTATAACGTATACCGTTACAGTCACCAACAGTGGTCCGGACAACTCCACCAATGTTGTGGTCACCGACATTTTGCCAACCGGCGTGACGTACGTTTCTTCAAGCGCCAGCCAGGGAAGCTACAACGGCGCTACTGGTATATGGACGGTGGGTTCTCTGGCAAGCACCGTGTTTGCAACTCTAACCATCACCGTTACGGTCAACAGCGGAACTGGTGGCCAAGCCATAACCAATACCGCTTCGGCAGATGCAACAGAATTTGATAATAATAACAGCAACGACAACGACGGTGTTGATATTTCAGTAAATACTCTTCCTACGCCTGAGCCAACCCCAGAACCTACTCCGGAACCCACTCCAGAGCCAACCCCAACCCCCGAACCTACACCCACGCCTACTCCCGGTTGTCAGTCGAATTGTGGCGGCGGTGGAGGAGGCGGTAGTGCGGTCATTCTCAATCTCTCGCTTTCGGCAAATCCTTCAACGGTGAATGCCGGAGGACAGTCCCAGGGTACGGTGACCGTGAACAATACCGGAAACCTTTCTGACAGCAACGTGATAATTACGGTTACGCTTCCTGCGGGCTTCAGCTTCCCGGAGGGCGGCACCGCAAAGACGTTTGTCCTGCCATTCGTGCGTATGGCAATGGCCGACAGCTCCGGCTCCCAAACCTTCCCCACAATATCTTCTCTTGCTCCGAGCGCTTCGCAATCATTCAACTTCAACATGAATGTGGGCAGCGGCGTCTCATCGGGGACCTATCCCATAAACGCCCAGGTGACCAGCTCCTTCTATAGCTCGGCCATTCTTGCGCAAGCAAATGTTACGGTAACCAACGGAGGCGGCGGCGGACCAACCGCAACCCCGACGCCAGCTCCCACGCCTACGCCGACCGTTGCGGGCGCTTCTACTGAAGGCCAGGTGCTTGGTGCAGCCGATACGCAACTTCCGCAGGCGGGCTTCCTCATGTTCGACCGCATCTATCTCTCGTTCATGATAGCACTTGCTGCAACAGGGCTTCTGCTTATCACGCTTGGCGCACGCATCATGCCGTCGCGCATTGAAGAGCTTTTCATCTCGCCGGAACTTGCAAATAAATTTTTCGGCAACACAGGCGTGTAA
- a CDS encoding class E sortase, whose protein sequence is MTPAISVFKFGTRRIYLRDGIISDELTRHQHSLMNRKNFLKILLASGFLMLALSFYASGRSYAARASYYLHENWPALTALVSRDEFEIKKTPTLLPLAANIEESLMGLATAGENYEVQSVPPALSSHASAPLGASETSPVEKKLIEAAAIPKTPRIRIPSLRVSAPIVETAFNLKTINKDLGGGVIRWPGSAEIGSGGTSVLLGHSSAPMTYRGKYGSVFALLDKLKAGDPIAIEMSGKILHYRVRDHFIIDPKNAKEDVLQSLDGEGIVLVSCWPVGTNWQRIAVRADRVE, encoded by the coding sequence GTCTTTAAATTTGGAACGCGCCGCATCTATCTTAGAGACGGCATCATTAGCGACGAATTGACTCGGCATCAACATTCGCTTATGAACCGGAAAAACTTTCTGAAGATCCTTTTGGCATCCGGCTTTTTGATGTTGGCGCTATCCTTTTACGCTTCGGGCCGTTCTTACGCCGCTCGCGCTTCCTATTATTTACACGAAAATTGGCCCGCACTTACCGCGCTGGTGTCCAGAGATGAATTTGAAATTAAAAAAACACCTACACTTCTGCCGCTTGCGGCGAATATTGAAGAATCGTTGATGGGTCTTGCTACGGCAGGAGAAAACTATGAGGTTCAAAGTGTGCCGCCAGCCTTATCTTCCCATGCATCCGCCCCATTGGGCGCTTCCGAAACGTCTCCTGTTGAAAAGAAACTCATTGAGGCCGCGGCAATTCCAAAAACTCCGCGTATACGGATACCGAGCTTACGAGTTTCCGCTCCCATTGTGGAGACTGCTTTTAATTTGAAAACCATCAACAAAGATCTGGGAGGGGGGGTTATTCGCTGGCCGGGAAGCGCGGAGATCGGAAGCGGTGGAACATCGGTCCTCTTGGGCCACAGCTCAGCTCCAATGACCTATCGTGGAAAATATGGGTCGGTTTTCGCCCTGCTTGATAAACTTAAGGCGGGAGATCCGATAGCCATAGAAATGTCCGGCAAGATACTGCACTACCGGGTGCGTGACCATTTTATCATAGATCCAAAAAATGCGAAGGAGGACGTTCTCCAAAGTCTCGACGGAGAGGGTATTGTTCTGGTATCCTGCTGGCCGGTGGGCACGAACTGGCAGAGGATAGCCGTGCGGGCAGATCGCGTTGAATAA